One Carassius gibelio isolate Cgi1373 ecotype wild population from Czech Republic chromosome A20, carGib1.2-hapl.c, whole genome shotgun sequence DNA segment encodes these proteins:
- the LOC127938058 gene encoding interferon regulatory factor 4-like, translated as MSSDEERSMAGGSGNGKLRQWLIEQVDTGKYPGLVWENEEKSIFRIPWKHAGKQDYNRDEDAALFKAWALFKGKYREGIDKPDPPTWKTRLRCALNKSNDFEELVERSQLDISDPYKVYKIVPEGSKKGSRSLEDSPSNSSSPSYPVHPPYPPASSQVCNYLSPADRGWRDYSTISEISYSQSPYSSRWDPGYQFSGSFYSCNASDPQLSPFTLDTSMRSAEAMALSDYRLHVVVFYRDTLVQEVTVSSPEGCQLGPSRQGQAYASPGAPELVELPHAEGASLERGVILWMAPDGLYARRRCPCRVYWEGAHAPPTDKPNKLEREQNCKLLDTHLFITELQSYALHTRPAPCSQVLLFFEDESTDTQRPRRTFTVQVEPLFARQLLFLTHPGSMNYIRSHELSHLPPEHTLSPTQDYHRVITHHHNNGPQN; from the exons ATGTCTTCAGATGAAGAGCGCTCGATGGCGGGGGGCTCCGGTAACGGAAAGTTGCGTCAGTGGCTGATAGAGCAGGTGGACACCGGAAAATACCCTGGACTCGTGTGGGAGAACGAGGAGAAGAGTATCTTTCGGATTCCGTGGAAGCACGCGGGTAAACAGGACTACAACAGGGACGAGGATGCGGCGCTCTTCAAG GCTTGGGCACTATTCAAAGGCAAGTACCGTGAGGGTATCGACAAACCTGACCCACCAACCTGGAAAACACGTCTTCGATGTGCTCTTAACAAGAGCAATGACTTTGAGGAGCTTGTGGAGCGCAGTCAGCTTGACATATCAGACCCATATAAAGTGTATAAGATTGTTCCGGAAGGATCCAAAAAAG GATCCAGATctcttgaagattcaccgtccaATTCAAGCTCACCCAGTTATCCAGTACACCCACCTTATCCACCAGCATCATCCCAG GTGTGCAACTATCTTTCTCCAGCAGACAGAGGATGGAGGGATTACTCCACCATCTCTGAGATCTCTTACAGCCAGAGCCCCTACTCCTCACGCTGGGACCCAG GGTACCAGTTCAGTGGCTCTTTCTACAGTTGCAATGCATCTGATCCACAACTGTCACCCTTCACCCTGGACACCAGCATGAGATCTGCTGAGGCTATGGCCCTCTCAG ATTACCGTTTACATGTGGTGGTGTTTTACCGGGACACTCTGGTGCAAGAGGTAACAGTGAGTAGTCCAGAGGGCTGTCAGCTGGGCCCTAGCAGACAGGGACAGGCCTACGCTTCACCTGGTGCCCCAGAACTGGTTGAACTCCCTCATGCTGAAGGGGCATCTCTGGAGCGGGGCGTTATACTCTGGATGGCCCCTGACGGGCTCTACGCCCGCCGCCGCTGCCCCTGCAGGGTGTACTGGGAGGGAGCTCACGCACCACCTACCGACAAGCCCAACAAACTGGAGAGGGAACAGAACTGCAAACTGCTGGACACTCATCTGTTCATTACAG AGTTGCAGAGCTATGCCTTGCACACTCGTCCTGCGCCATGCTCCCAAGTGCTGCTGTTCTTTGAGGATGAGAGCACCGATACTCAAAGACCAAGAAGGACCTTCACAGTGCAG GTTGAGCCACTGTTTGCCCGCCAGCTTCTTTTCCTCACCCACCCTGGCAGCATGAACTACATCCGCAGCCATGAGCTTTCACACCTGCCCCCTGAACACACCCTCTCCCCGACCCAAGACTACCACAGAGTCATCACGCATCACCATAACAATGGCCCTCAAAACTGA
- the LOC127938062 gene encoding adenosine 5'-monophosphoramidase HINT3: MSGEKCDSDDNQDSSADCVKQTCVFCKIANRDDPSTEILAEDEDIVCFKDIDPGAPHHYLVIPKKHIHSCLSLQADDINLVKKMADMGRDVLKAKNVTNLEDISLGFHVPPYITVPHLHLHVLAPFSQSFKWSRCKYTAIWYLTEETLLKKLMGDKKRKQWRCNNCMLPCVAL; the protein is encoded by the exons ATGTCTGGAGAAAAGTGTGACTCTGATGATAATCAAGATTCTTCTGCCGACTGTGTTAAACAAACttgtgttttctgtaaaatcGCGAACAGGGACGATCCATCCACTGAGATATTGGCGGAA gaTGAGGACATTGTTTGTTTCAAGGACATTGATCCAGGTGCACCTCATCACTACCTGGTTATACCAAAGAAACATATCCATAGCTGTTTGTCACTCCAAGCAGATGATATAAATCTAG TGAAGAAGATGGCAGATATGGGAAGAGATGTACTGAAAGCCAAGAATGTCACAAATTTGGAAGACATCAG TCTAGGTTTCCACGTGCCTCCTTATATCACTGTTCCGCACCTGCACCTCCATGTTCTAGCACCTTTCAGTCAGTCGTTTAAATGGTCACGGTGCAAGTATACAGCCATCTGGTACCTCACT GAGGAGACGCTGCTTAAGAAACTGATGggggataaaaaaagaaaacaatggaGATGTAACAATTGCATGCTGCCTTGTGTAGCGTTGTGA
- the LOC127938812 gene encoding syntaxin-11-like produces MRDRLNHLQSISESNSHLEELESDSFSNVDLEEEFRQQAVIFDNSDEMESVLDEAQDTRREIQLIRLEVKRLKDQNTRLLSQPTRTTQVKQDANVIVGDIKTRGQDVLARLQKMDAHTKELEEEHGINSAVARIARTQYTTLSNNFRDVMTEYNDAEMDHKDSCKRHIQRQMEIVGREVTGDQIDEMLENGQWNIFNDNVMSEGKTARSALNQIESRHRDLLDLESRLKSLHEVFLDVAMLVEEQGPMTDYILNNVQKTDAKLGEVLIKLGQAKRHDNNNPFKKMFCGCFPCAKH; encoded by the coding sequence ATGAGGGACAGACTGAATCATCTTCAGTCCATTTCAGAGTCTAACAGCCATCTAGAGGAGCTGGAGTCCGACTCTTTCAGCAATGTTGATCTGGAGGAGGAATTCAGACAGCAGGCCGTCATTTTTGACAACAGTGATGAGATGGAGTCTGTGCTCGATGAGGCTCAGGACACTAGGCGTGAGATTCAGCTCATTCGCCTCGAGGTGAAGCGTCTCAAGGATCAAAATACACGTTTACTTAGTCAACCAACTCGTACAACTCAGGTAAAGCAGGATGCTAATGTCATCGTAGGTGACATCAAGACACGTGGACAGGATGTTCTGGCACGTCTACAAAAAATGGACGCCCACACCAAAGAGCTTGAAGAGGAGCATGGCATCAACTCAGCTGTGGCGAGAATCGCCCGAACACAGTACACCACCCTAAGCAACAACTTCCGAGACGTAATGACAGAGTACAATGATGCTGAGATGGATCACAAAGATTCGTGCAAGCGTCATATTCAAAGGCAAATGGAGATCGTGGGCCGAGAGGTGACAGGTGACCAGATTGACGAGATGCTGGAGAATGGTCAGTGGAACATCTTCAATGATAACGTCATGTCAGAAGGGAAAACGGCTCGTTCTGCACTCAACCAGATTGAGAGCCGACATCGCGACCTGCTGGATTTAGAAAGCCGACTCAAGAGCCTTCATGAAGTTTTCCTGGATGTGGCTATGCTTGTAGAGGAACAGGGACCCATGACAGACTACATCTTAAACAATGTTCAAAAAACCGATGCCAAGCTTGGTGAAGTCCTTATCAAACTGGGACAGGCCAAGAGACATGACAATAACAACCCATTCAAGAAAATGTTCTGTGGATGCTTTCCATGTGCTAAACACTGA